The following proteins come from a genomic window of Macrobrachium rosenbergii isolate ZJJX-2024 chromosome 37, ASM4041242v1, whole genome shotgun sequence:
- the LOC136825339 gene encoding facilitated trehalose transporter Tret1-like, which translates to MCHAKNKLEGTPGDSADVADGELQQGQTRGRAITQISACLAASLGNLSAAAVNGWTASTLPSMKEDPDLSMTTAEVAWIVSIISVGCMVGSVFAGRLMDWIGRRAALAVMTPCLSAGWVTIALAPNTPIVLVGRMICGVATAFLFSTGTVYCSEIPEARLRGSLGLIPALFMTFGVVLSYIAGAFFSWRISCYVCSAPLILMFALLWFVPESPYWYILKGKKESCQASLRWLRGPKYDFSTELAEMEDKINSVGKKVEYRELWRPRTRKPFLISMFMSTLQQVSGGNILMMFTGLIFMSAGVENHRMATVATGLVQIVATLLSMFTADRLGRRPLIIASTFIISLATIFLGVCYLMNDVFGNKWPPWVPLVSVLTAVAGYCLGCRTLPWLLSAELFNTTIRSTANAATLFYNRLLSLTILQVYPFFEEAFGAHTVFFTFGGLSLLCTLISFFIVPETKGKTLEQIQEHFESSMNKKKKSKHNIVHPECEVTAGTSV; encoded by the exons ATAAGCGCCTGCCTGGCTGCCTCCCTTGGGAACCTGTCAGCAGCTGCTGTCAATGGCTGGACAGCATCAACTCTCCCGTCTATGAAGGAAGACCCAGATCTGTCCATGACCACGGCAGAGGTGGCCTGGATTG TAAGCATCATTTCCGTGGGGTGTATGGTAGGCAGCGTCTTTGCCGGGCGGCTCATGGACTGGATTGGACGACGGGCGGCACTGGCGGTTATGACGCCTTGTCTGTCAGCTGGCTGGGTTACCATAGCTCTTGCCCCAAATACTCCAATTGTATTGGTCGGGAGGATGATCTGCGGCGTTGCAACCGCTTTCCTATTTTCCACTGGCACA gtgtACTGCAGCGAAATACCGGAGGCTCGTCTGAGAGGAAGTTTGGGCCTCATTCCAGCACTCTTCATGACTTTTGGCGTAGTTCTGTCTTACATAGCAGGAGCATTCTTCTCATGGCGTATCAGCTGTTACGTCTGCTCGGCCCCGCTCATTTTGATGTTCGCGCTCTTGTGGTTTGTACCCGAATCTCCCTATTGGTATATATTGAAGGGGAAGAAAGAGAGTTGTCAGGCCTCCCTCAGGTGGTTGAGAGGACCGAAGTACGACTTTTCCACTGAACTGGCTGAGATGGAAGATAAAATCAACTCTGTGGGTAAAAAAGTGGAGTACCGCGAGTTGTGGAGACCACGCACTAGGAAACCATTCCTAATTTCCATGTTCATGAGCACCTTGCAACAAGTGAGTGGTGGCAACATCCTCATGATGTTCACTGGGCTGATTTTCATGTCTGCTGGGGTGGAGAATCATCGCATGGCCACCGTTGCCACCGGGTTGGTGCAAATCGTTGCCACACTCCTGAGTATGTTTACTGCTGACCGTCTCGGGCGACGCCCGCTGATCATTGCTTCGACATTCATCATAAGCTTAGCAACAATATTCCTTGGTGTGTGTTACCTCATGAACGATGTTTTTGGAAATAAGTGGCCCCCCTGGGTGCCTCTCGTCTCTGTGCTGACAGCAGTTGCTGGGTACTGCCTTGGATGTCGCACGTTGCCTTGGCTACTTTCTGCCGAGCTCTTCAACACCACAATTCGATCGACTGCAAATGCTGCCACTCTGTTCTATAACCGTCTGCTGAGTCTGACAATCTTGCAG gtcTACCCATTTTTCGAAGAGGCCTTTGGGGCACACACGGTCTTCTTCACCTTCGGAGGCTTAAGTTTGCTTTGCACTCTGATCTCTTTCTTTATCGTCCCAGAGACCAAAGGGAAGACGCTGGAACAGATTCAGGAACATTTCGAATCTTCgatgaacaagaagaagaaaagtaaacacaaCATCGTCCACCCGGAATGCGAAGTTACTGCTGGAACGAGCGTCTGA